A stretch of Candidatus Symbiobacter mobilis CR DNA encodes these proteins:
- the hyfB gene encoding hydrogenase 4 subunit B, whose protein sequence is MTDFLRPWASLDWALAVVVAWLLIGVAGVVAMRRLRFVALVLFPTGAVLSLVLLAVGVVATLGPTQHAILPLGLPNLPFHLRLDALSAFFLALIGAASAGISTFAAGYFRTGEGTAPGLICLEYHVFLASIVLVVLADDAYAFMVMWESMALSSFFLVITNHRIPDIRRAGYLYLLIAHIGALAIFLCFGLLQANTGDYTFANMRAQQLPNGWASVAFALAVFGFGAKAGLLPVHAWLPEAHPAAPSPFSALMSGVMLKIALYGLLRVAFDLLAHPLWWWGLALMLLGLCTALFGVVFSTVQTEMKRLLAYSSIENIGLICTGLGLALLCAAYAMSTFAALALTAALYHMLSHAFFKGLLFCSTGAVMHATGERSLGKLGGLLRFMPWVGWPTLVGVLACAGLPPFGGFVAEWLLLQTFLFTTGLPSSSLDMLVPVLAAWVALVAALSGYTMVKYFGVVFLGQPREEKIATARDAGIRERIGMLWLAAGCVLLGLFPNQVIAWMAPVTRMLVGGVLAPSSQGASWLLVPVDVERASYAPLLFLLGVLCTVGLTFYLVRKRYHGRVRRVPAWGCGYPVANARMQDSAEGFGQPIRQIFAPFFLMHRNLPSPWDTQPQYRVTLEDPFWRGLYLPVAALVERISGFVALLQRGRIAVYLLYSFGTLLLVLWFVMR, encoded by the coding sequence ATGACCGACTTTCTGCGCCCATGGGCAAGCCTGGATTGGGCTTTGGCTGTGGTGGTGGCGTGGCTGCTTATCGGGGTGGCGGGGGTGGTGGCGATGCGGCGGTTGCGCTTTGTCGCGCTGGTGTTGTTTCCCACCGGGGCCGTGCTGTCACTGGTGTTATTGGCTGTGGGGGTGGTGGCTACTTTGGGGCCGACGCAGCACGCCATCTTGCCCTTGGGCCTGCCTAACCTGCCGTTTCACTTGCGGCTGGATGCCCTCTCAGCCTTTTTCCTTGCGCTCATCGGCGCTGCGTCTGCGGGTATTTCGACCTTCGCCGCAGGGTATTTCCGCACGGGGGAGGGCACTGCGCCGGGCTTGATCTGCCTGGAGTACCACGTCTTCCTCGCCAGCATCGTGCTGGTGGTGCTGGCCGACGATGCCTATGCCTTTATGGTGATGTGGGAATCGATGGCGCTGTCCTCGTTCTTCCTGGTCATTACCAACCACCGCATTCCCGACATTCGCCGCGCGGGGTATCTGTACCTGCTGATCGCACACATCGGGGCATTGGCCATCTTTCTGTGTTTCGGGCTGTTGCAGGCCAATACGGGGGACTACACCTTTGCCAACATGCGTGCGCAGCAACTCCCCAACGGCTGGGCTTCCGTCGCTTTTGCGCTGGCGGTGTTCGGTTTCGGCGCGAAGGCGGGCTTGCTTCCCGTCCATGCCTGGTTGCCGGAGGCACACCCCGCTGCCCCGTCGCCCTTTTCGGCGTTGATGAGCGGGGTGATGCTCAAGATTGCGCTGTATGGGTTGCTCCGCGTCGCTTTTGATTTGCTTGCGCACCCTCTGTGGTGGTGGGGGCTGGCGTTGATGCTGCTGGGGCTGTGTACCGCGCTGTTTGGCGTCGTGTTTTCGACCGTGCAGACGGAGATGAAACGCCTGCTCGCCTATTCCTCGATCGAGAACATCGGGCTGATCTGCACGGGGCTGGGGCTGGCGCTGCTGTGTGCTGCGTATGCGATGTCCACCTTCGCCGCACTGGCGCTGACTGCCGCGCTGTACCACATGCTTAGCCACGCTTTTTTCAAAGGCCTGCTGTTTTGCAGCACGGGCGCGGTGATGCACGCCACAGGGGAGCGCAGTCTGGGCAAGCTGGGGGGACTGTTGCGATTCATGCCCTGGGTAGGTTGGCCCACGCTCGTCGGCGTGCTGGCTTGCGCAGGGCTGCCGCCCTTCGGGGGCTTCGTCGCCGAATGGCTGTTGTTGCAAACCTTTTTGTTCACGACCGGGCTGCCCAGTTCTTCGCTGGACATGCTCGTCCCCGTGCTGGCTGCGTGGGTCGCGCTTGTCGCCGCGCTCTCCGGGTACACGATGGTCAAGTATTTCGGCGTCGTCTTTCTGGGCCAGCCACGCGAGGAAAAAATCGCCACCGCACGCGATGCTGGTATCCGTGAACGGATCGGGATGCTCTGGCTCGCTGCGGGTTGCGTGCTGCTGGGGCTGTTCCCGAACCAAGTCATCGCGTGGATGGCGCCCGTTACCCGGATGCTCGTCGGTGGGGTGCTTGCGCCATCGTCGCAGGGGGCGTCCTGGCTGCTGGTTCCCGTCGATGTCGAACGCGCAAGCTATGCGCCGCTGTTGTTCCTGTTGGGCGTGCTGTGTACCGTGGGGCTGACGTTCTATCTGGTTCGCAAGCGGTACCACGGCCGGGTACGGCGCGTTCCGGCCTGGGGCTGCGGGTACCCCGTGGCCAATGCACGCATGCAAGACAGCGCCGAAGGCTTCGGCCAGCCGATCCGCCAGATCTTTGCGCCGTTCTTCCTCATGCATCGCAATCTGCCCAGCCCCTGGGATACCCAGCCGCAGTACCGGGTCACGCTCGAAGACCCCTTCTGGCGCGGGCTATACCTTCCCGTCGCCGCGCTCGTCGAGCGCATTTCCGGCTTCGTCGCCCTGTTGCAGCGCGGGCGCATTGCTGTGTACCTTCTCTATAGCTTCGGCACCCTGCTGCTGGTGCTGTGGTTCGTGATGCGATGA
- the panC gene encoding pantoate--beta-alanine ligase — MLIVQTIAALRQHLAAFHRPAFVPTMGNLHEGHLALVQRACVLGDVTVASLFVNRLQFLPHEDFDTYPRTPQEDYEALEREGCDVVFAPAEAELYPVPQTYKVHPPAALADILEGHFRPGFFVGVSTVLLKLFGIVRPAVAVFGDKDYQQLLVVRQLVAQFALPIDVVGHPTVRSKDGLALSSRNRYLDAAERVEAVQLSQTLRTMAQALRDGAQDVPSLETQATQAMQARGWSVDYLCIRRSADLQEPTPQDLATPIAADRLIVLGAARLGRTRLIDNLLVGELGGCAEAP; from the coding sequence ATGCTTATCGTCCAGACCATCGCTGCACTTCGGCAGCATCTCGCAGCGTTTCACCGACCCGCCTTCGTCCCGACGATGGGCAATTTGCACGAGGGCCATCTTGCGCTGGTACAGCGTGCCTGTGTGCTGGGCGACGTGACCGTGGCCAGCCTCTTCGTCAACCGGCTGCAATTCCTCCCGCACGAAGATTTCGACACCTATCCACGCACCCCGCAAGAAGACTACGAAGCGCTGGAGCGCGAGGGTTGCGATGTCGTCTTCGCCCCTGCGGAAGCGGAGCTGTACCCCGTTCCGCAAACGTACAAGGTGCATCCACCCGCCGCACTGGCAGACATCCTGGAAGGGCATTTCCGCCCAGGGTTTTTCGTGGGGGTCAGCACGGTGCTGCTCAAGCTGTTCGGGATCGTTCGCCCGGCAGTCGCCGTATTCGGGGATAAGGACTACCAGCAACTGCTCGTCGTTCGCCAGCTCGTTGCGCAGTTTGCCTTGCCCATCGACGTAGTCGGCCACCCGACTGTGCGCAGCAAGGACGGGCTGGCGCTGTCCTCGCGCAACCGCTATCTCGATGCCGCCGAGCGGGTGGAGGCCGTGCAGCTCTCCCAAACGCTGCGGACGATGGCCCAGGCGCTGCGCGACGGTGCGCAGGATGTCCCCAGCCTCGAAACCCAGGCAACCCAGGCCATGCAGGCGCGTGGATGGAGCGTGGACTATCTGTGCATACGCCGCAGTGCTGATTTGCAGGAACCCACCCCACAAGACCTGGCCACCCCCATCGCAGCAGACCGACTGATCGTGCTCGGCGCTGCCAGATTGGGACGTACCAGATTGATCGACAACCTACTGGTAGGAGAGTTGGGTGGATGCGCCGAGGCCCCATAG
- a CDS encoding DsrE/DsrF/DrsH-like family protein, which produces MRILIVGGVAGGASAAARARRLSEDAEIVLFERGEYISFANCGLPYHIGGVIADRQRLLVQTPEAMRARFRIDVRTRTEVLQIDRAGKFVLTRDLATGTERREPYDFLILSPGAEPVRPPLPGVNLPRVLTLKNMADMDAIKAKLDGGGVRKVAVIGAGYVGLEMAEALRERKLDVTLIELRKQVMEPVDPEMAAFLHQELALHRVDLRLGTAVKGFADEGNALRVELGTGESLQFDLAILVVGVKPESRLAVVAGLPVGQRGGIVVDDTMRTADPAIYAVGDVVEVTDFVTQQPTIIPLAGPANRQGRIAADNIFGRHSVYKSTQGTAVCKIFGLTVAMTGVNEKQLAEKSIPCEKVYIHPASHASYYPGASQISLKLLFDPAKGTILGAQAIGRQGVEKRIDVLAVAMRAKLSVRDLQDLELCYAPPYGSAKDPVNYLGFVATNVLDGSCGVCHVEEVTRPKPDQGLLDVRDPAEVELGMIPGAIHIPLNDLRSRMSELAKDKEWLVYCKVGLRGYLACRILLQHGFRCRNLSGGYLTYEAKLGLFAKPEHTEAELVDDSGAQQAPQPLESNVPAVRIDACGLQCPGPILRIKQTIDTLQPRQVLEITATDPGFPGDVRSWCKVTGNELLSLQAQAAGTTAVIRKQGQAAPAPAALPSGGSGKTIIVFSSDFDKVMAAFVIATGAAAMGSPVTLFFTFWGLNALRRKECVKVSKNFVERMFGWMMPRGTDKLVLSKMNMCGAGTSMIKAIMQRKNVSSLPELVKIAQESGVRLVACTMSMDLMGIKQEELIDGVEFGGVAMYLEQADRSNVNLFV; this is translated from the coding sequence ATGAGGATATTGATCGTCGGTGGTGTGGCGGGGGGTGCTTCCGCTGCGGCGCGAGCTAGAAGGTTGTCGGAGGATGCCGAAATCGTTCTGTTCGAGCGCGGGGAGTACATCTCCTTTGCCAATTGCGGGCTGCCGTACCACATCGGCGGCGTGATTGCCGACCGCCAGCGCCTGTTGGTGCAAACCCCTGAAGCGATGCGCGCGCGGTTCCGCATCGACGTGCGCACCCGCACCGAGGTGCTCCAGATCGATCGCGCTGGCAAATTCGTGCTCACCCGTGACCTGGCCACGGGAACCGAGCGTCGGGAACCCTACGACTTTCTGATCCTTAGCCCCGGCGCAGAACCTGTGCGCCCACCGCTGCCCGGCGTCAACCTGCCCCGCGTGCTGACGCTGAAAAACATGGCCGACATGGACGCCATCAAAGCCAAGCTCGACGGCGGCGGGGTACGCAAAGTCGCCGTCATCGGAGCGGGCTATGTGGGGCTGGAAATGGCCGAAGCCCTGCGTGAGCGCAAGCTCGACGTGACGCTGATCGAACTGCGCAAGCAGGTGATGGAGCCGGTAGACCCGGAAATGGCGGCGTTCCTGCACCAGGAACTCGCCTTGCATAGGGTCGATCTGCGCCTGGGCACGGCTGTCAAAGGTTTTGCGGACGAGGGCAATGCCCTGCGCGTCGAGCTGGGTACCGGCGAATCCTTGCAGTTCGACCTGGCGATTCTTGTCGTCGGCGTCAAGCCCGAATCACGGCTGGCCGTTGTCGCCGGGCTGCCAGTCGGCCAGCGTGGCGGGATCGTCGTCGATGACACCATGCGCACCGCCGATCCTGCTATTTACGCGGTCGGCGACGTGGTCGAAGTCACCGACTTTGTCACCCAACAGCCTACGATCATCCCGCTGGCCGGCCCAGCCAACCGCCAAGGCCGCATCGCTGCAGACAACATTTTTGGCAGGCACTCGGTCTACAAAAGCACCCAGGGCACCGCAGTCTGCAAAATTTTTGGCCTGACGGTCGCGATGACCGGGGTCAATGAGAAGCAGCTTGCGGAAAAGTCCATCCCCTGCGAAAAGGTCTACATCCACCCTGCCAGCCACGCCAGCTACTACCCAGGCGCTTCGCAAATCAGCCTCAAGCTCCTGTTTGACCCCGCCAAGGGAACCATTCTGGGCGCCCAAGCCATCGGTCGGCAAGGCGTGGAAAAGCGCATCGACGTGCTGGCCGTGGCGATGCGCGCCAAACTGAGCGTGCGGGACTTGCAGGATCTCGAACTGTGCTACGCCCCCCCCTATGGGTCGGCCAAGGACCCCGTCAACTATCTGGGCTTCGTCGCCACCAACGTGCTCGACGGTTCCTGTGGGGTTTGCCATGTCGAGGAAGTCACCCGTCCGAAGCCAGATCAAGGGCTGCTTGACGTGCGCGACCCTGCCGAAGTCGAACTGGGGATGATCCCCGGCGCGATACATATTCCACTCAACGACTTGCGTTCGCGTATGAGCGAGCTGGCCAAGGACAAGGAATGGCTCGTGTACTGCAAGGTGGGGCTGCGTGGGTATTTGGCGTGCCGCATCTTGTTGCAACACGGGTTCCGCTGCCGGAACCTGTCCGGCGGGTACCTGACGTACGAAGCCAAGCTCGGGCTATTCGCCAAACCCGAGCATACGGAAGCCGAGTTGGTCGATGACTCCGGCGCGCAGCAAGCGCCCCAACCGCTGGAATCGAATGTTCCCGCAGTGCGCATTGATGCCTGCGGCTTGCAATGCCCCGGCCCGATCCTGCGCATCAAGCAGACCATCGACACGCTGCAACCCCGCCAAGTGCTCGAAATCACCGCGACGGATCCGGGTTTCCCCGGCGACGTGCGCTCCTGGTGCAAGGTCACTGGCAACGAGCTGCTGAGCTTGCAAGCCCAAGCTGCCGGAACGACCGCAGTGATCCGCAAACAGGGGCAAGCCGCTCCGGCGCCTGCCGCGCTGCCTTCGGGGGGATCGGGCAAGACGATCATCGTCTTTAGCAGCGATTTCGACAAGGTCATGGCCGCATTCGTCATCGCCACGGGAGCAGCGGCGATGGGAAGCCCGGTCACGCTGTTCTTCACCTTCTGGGGGCTGAATGCCCTGCGTCGCAAAGAATGCGTGAAGGTCTCCAAAAACTTCGTCGAGCGCATGTTCGGCTGGATGATGCCCCGTGGCACCGACAAGCTCGTCCTTTCCAAAATGAATATGTGCGGTGCTGGAACGAGCATGATCAAGGCCATCATGCAGCGCAAGAATGTGTCTTCGCTCCCCGAGCTGGTCAAGATCGCGCAGGAATCGGGCGTGCGCCTTGTCGCTTGCACGATGTCGATGGATCTGATGGGAATCAAGCAGGAAGAGCTGATCGACGGCGTCGAATTCGGTGGCGTGGCGATGTACCTCGAACAAGCCGACCGTTCGAACGTCAATCTGTTCGTTTGA
- the mnmG gene encoding tRNA uridine-5-carboxymethylaminomethyl(34) synthesis enzyme MnmG produces the protein MLYPDHFDVIVVGGGHAGTEAALAAARMGCKTLLLTHQVETLGQMSCNPSIGGIGKGHLVKEVDALGGAMALATDESGIQFRILNSSKGYAVRATRAQADRLLYRAAIRTRIENQPGLCLFQQAVDDILVQGDRVTGVVTQMGIRFAATTVVLTAGTFLNGLIHIGLQHCPAGRAGDVSSTALAARLMELQLPQGRLKTGTPPRIDARTIDFSRCTAQPGDGMPGGLHGGMPVFSFLGTPQMHPQQVPCWITHTNERTHDIIRSGLDRSPLFRGKIEGIGPRYCPSIEDKIHRFADKDSHQIFLEPEGLTTTEYYPNGISTSLPFDIQLALVRSLPGLESAYILRSGYAIEYDYYDPRALHSTFETRQIAGLFFAGQINGTTGYEEAAAQGLYAGVNAALRSGARCAWTGDSWTPARNEAYLGVMIDDLITRGVTEPYRMFTSRAEFRLQLREDNADLRLTETGRKLGLVDDQRWDAFCRKRDAVSRETERLRSTWVGPHNLDAEEAARIFGRALEHEYNLADLLRRPDVHYEGLMTMAGGKFASDVSRETSREMVAAQEQVEIEAKYAGYIQRQQGDIARAAHHEHLELPPDLDYMGIASLSIEVRQILHKHKPRTLGQASRLSGVTPAAISLLLVYLKKHPAIGKKSLGDSLDSENLDT, from the coding sequence ATGCTGTATCCAGACCATTTCGATGTCATCGTCGTTGGTGGAGGGCACGCCGGGACGGAGGCTGCGTTGGCGGCGGCGCGGATGGGGTGCAAAACGCTGCTGTTGACGCACCAGGTCGAAACCCTGGGTCAGATGAGCTGCAACCCGTCGATCGGGGGCATCGGCAAGGGGCATTTGGTCAAGGAAGTCGATGCGCTGGGTGGCGCGATGGCGCTGGCCACCGACGAAAGCGGCATCCAGTTCCGCATCCTCAATTCGAGCAAGGGCTACGCAGTGCGTGCCACACGTGCCCAAGCGGATCGGCTGCTGTACCGCGCGGCGATTCGCACCAGGATCGAGAACCAGCCCGGGTTGTGTCTGTTCCAGCAGGCTGTCGATGACATTCTGGTGCAGGGAGACCGCGTTACGGGCGTGGTCACGCAGATGGGCATTCGCTTTGCTGCCACGACTGTCGTGCTGACTGCGGGTACCTTTTTGAACGGATTGATCCACATTGGCCTTCAGCATTGCCCCGCTGGCCGTGCGGGGGATGTCTCTTCGACGGCGCTGGCAGCGCGTCTGATGGAGTTGCAGCTTCCACAGGGCAGGCTCAAAACGGGCACCCCCCCGCGCATTGATGCTAGGACGATTGACTTTTCCCGATGTACCGCACAGCCGGGGGATGGGATGCCCGGCGGGTTGCATGGCGGGATGCCGGTATTCAGTTTTTTGGGCACGCCACAGATGCACCCGCAGCAAGTGCCGTGCTGGATCACCCATACCAACGAGCGCACGCACGACATCATTCGCAGTGGTCTGGATCGCAGCCCGTTGTTCCGAGGCAAGATCGAAGGCATCGGCCCCCGGTATTGCCCCAGTATCGAAGACAAGATTCACCGGTTTGCCGACAAGGACAGCCACCAAATCTTCCTCGAACCCGAAGGGCTGACAACAACTGAGTACTACCCGAACGGAATCAGCACCAGTCTTCCCTTCGATATTCAGCTCGCCCTGGTGCGCAGCCTGCCTGGGCTGGAAAGCGCGTACATCCTGCGCAGCGGCTATGCCATCGAGTACGACTACTACGACCCGCGTGCGCTCCACAGCACGTTCGAGACCCGCCAAATCGCCGGATTGTTTTTCGCAGGCCAGATCAATGGAACGACGGGCTACGAGGAGGCCGCAGCGCAAGGCTTATACGCTGGGGTCAATGCAGCGCTTCGTTCTGGCGCACGGTGCGCGTGGACGGGGGACAGTTGGACCCCGGCGCGCAACGAAGCCTATCTTGGCGTGATGATCGACGACCTGATTACCCGTGGCGTGACCGAACCGTACCGCATGTTTACCAGCCGTGCGGAATTTCGACTGCAACTGCGCGAGGACAACGCCGATTTGCGCCTCACCGAAACCGGGCGCAAGCTCGGATTGGTCGACGATCAGCGCTGGGATGCGTTTTGCCGCAAGCGTGACGCCGTTTCACGTGAAACGGAGCGACTGCGTTCCACCTGGGTAGGCCCGCACAACCTGGATGCGGAAGAGGCAGCCCGGATATTCGGGCGTGCGCTGGAGCATGAATACAACTTGGCCGATCTGCTACGCAGGCCCGATGTGCATTACGAGGGCCTCATGACCATGGCAGGTGGCAAGTTTGCCAGCGATGTTTCCCGTGAAACATCGCGCGAGATGGTGGCAGCGCAGGAACAGGTCGAAATCGAGGCAAAGTACGCCGGGTACATCCAGCGCCAACAAGGGGACATCGCACGCGCCGCGCACCACGAGCACCTCGAATTGCCGCCCGATCTCGACTACATGGGCATTGCATCGCTGAGCATTGAGGTACGGCAGATTCTGCACAAGCACAAGCCGCGCACCTTGGGGCAGGCGTCGCGGTTGTCCGGGGTGACTCCGGCGGCCATCTCGCTGCTGCTGGTGTATCTCAAAAAACACCCAGCGATAGGGAAAAAATCCCTCGGCGACAGCCTTGATTCCGAGAATCTGGATACGTAG
- the panB gene encoding 3-methyl-2-oxobutanoate hydroxymethyltransferase → MPSNDCAGLHTGLGPHIGQRAEQRKPFTLPRLREMHTRREAIAMLTAYDATFAAVADAAGVDAILVGDSLGMVCQGHPSTVPVRMDAMCYHVECVARGLARTSGTAMVIADLPYGSYHESPSQALRNAVALMQAGAHMVKLEGGGWTTDTVRCLTERGIPVCAHLGLTPQSVHALGGYRVQGNTADDASRLRTHAVALQEAGAAMLVLEMVRAQVAADITAALAHCPTIGIGSGRGTAGQVLVLHDVLGVGLGRTPRFVRNFLAEGGGIEAALRSYVCAVKDGSFPDDSLHAW, encoded by the coding sequence ATGCCTTCCAACGACTGCGCAGGGCTGCATACAGGGCTAGGGCCACACATAGGGCAACGTGCAGAGCAGCGCAAACCCTTCACCCTGCCCCGCCTGCGCGAGATGCATACGCGGCGGGAAGCCATCGCCATGCTTACGGCCTACGACGCCACGTTCGCAGCCGTGGCCGACGCAGCGGGGGTCGACGCCATCCTTGTCGGCGATTCGCTGGGAATGGTCTGCCAAGGCCACCCCAGCACGGTACCCGTGCGGATGGATGCGATGTGCTACCACGTCGAATGCGTTGCACGCGGGCTGGCCCGCACGAGCGGTACGGCCATGGTGATCGCAGACTTGCCTTATGGCTCGTACCACGAATCTCCCTCGCAAGCGCTGCGCAACGCCGTGGCCCTGATGCAGGCCGGCGCGCACATGGTCAAGCTGGAAGGGGGAGGGTGGACGACGGACACTGTACGTTGCCTGACCGAGCGGGGCATCCCCGTCTGCGCGCACCTCGGGCTGACGCCGCAAAGCGTCCACGCCCTGGGGGGCTACCGCGTGCAAGGCAACACGGCTGACGATGCATCCAGGCTGCGCACGCACGCCGTGGCCTTGCAAGAGGCTGGCGCCGCCATGCTGGTGTTGGAGATGGTGCGGGCGCAGGTGGCTGCGGACATCACCGCAGCGTTGGCCCATTGCCCAACGATTGGCATTGGCTCCGGGCGCGGCACCGCCGGGCAGGTGCTGGTGTTGCACGATGTGCTGGGGGTCGGGCTGGGCCGTACACCACGCTTCGTGCGCAACTTTCTGGCCGAAGGCGGCGGCATCGAGGCTGCGCTGCGGTCGTATGTGTGCGCCGTCAAAGACGGCAGTTTCCCCGACGACAGCTTGCATGCCTGGTAG
- the nadB gene encoding L-aspartate oxidase — protein MTSPTSPTSPRSFDVLIVGSGLAGLSAALLLPRTCSVAVLTKSHRCDGSSCWAQGGIAAVWDQNDSFDAHVQDTLIAGAGLCDPTVTRFVVEHAPHAIGWLQKMGVSFSEHDGKLHLGREGGHSARRIVHVTDATGAAVQRSLMQAVLEAPNITLCEQHTLVDLITTRKLGLPGKRCLGLYALDNATGQVLTFAASHTILATGGLGKVYLYTTNPDTATGDGIAAAYRAGCRVQNMEFIQFHPTCLYHPHAKSFLISEAVRGEGGKLLLPDGTRFMPRHDPRAELAPRDIVARAIDFEMKKGGHDCVYLDISHQSEAFLIEHFPTIHQRCLELGIDIAKQPIPVVPAAHYACGGVATDLDGKTPLQGLYAIGEMACTGLHGANRLASNSLVECMVFAQAAVEHIVRQGNRPVPALPAWDVSQVSDADEAVILSHNWDELRRFMWDYVGIVRTNKRLDRAQHRIALLRSEIHEYYAHCPITRDLLEVRNLVLVAELIVRSAQQRHESRGLHCSRDYPDLLPEARPTILAPRR, from the coding sequence ATGACCTCCCCTACTTCCCCTACTTCTCCACGTTCTTTTGACGTGCTCATCGTCGGCAGTGGTTTGGCTGGACTCAGCGCCGCACTGCTTTTGCCCCGTACTTGCTCGGTCGCCGTGCTCACCAAAAGCCATCGCTGCGATGGTTCGAGTTGCTGGGCGCAGGGAGGTATTGCCGCCGTTTGGGATCAAAACGACAGCTTCGACGCCCACGTGCAAGACACGCTGATCGCCGGTGCAGGGTTGTGTGACCCCACCGTCACCCGTTTTGTCGTCGAGCACGCCCCCCATGCCATCGGTTGGCTCCAAAAAATGGGGGTATCTTTTTCGGAACACGATGGCAAGTTGCACCTGGGCCGGGAGGGTGGGCATAGCGCACGGCGCATCGTCCATGTCACGGACGCCACAGGCGCCGCCGTCCAGCGGTCGCTGATGCAGGCCGTGCTCGAAGCGCCCAACATCACGCTGTGCGAGCAACATACCCTGGTCGATCTGATTACGACGCGCAAGCTGGGTTTGCCCGGCAAGCGTTGCCTTGGGCTGTACGCGCTGGATAACGCCACGGGCCAGGTGCTGACCTTCGCAGCGAGCCATACGATCTTGGCCACGGGGGGGCTGGGCAAGGTGTACCTCTACACCACCAACCCTGATACCGCGACGGGCGACGGCATCGCAGCCGCGTACCGCGCAGGCTGCCGGGTCCAGAACATGGAGTTCATCCAGTTCCACCCGACTTGCCTTTACCACCCCCACGCCAAATCGTTTCTGATCAGCGAAGCCGTTCGCGGGGAAGGGGGGAAATTGCTATTGCCCGATGGCACGCGGTTCATGCCTCGTCACGACCCGCGTGCAGAGCTGGCTCCCCGGGACATCGTTGCGCGTGCGATCGACTTCGAGATGAAAAAAGGCGGTCACGACTGCGTCTACCTCGACATCAGCCACCAGAGCGAAGCATTCCTGATCGAGCACTTCCCCACCATCCACCAACGGTGCCTGGAACTGGGCATCGACATCGCCAAACAGCCGATTCCCGTCGTTCCCGCTGCGCACTATGCATGCGGCGGGGTAGCCACCGACCTCGACGGCAAAACGCCTCTGCAGGGCCTGTACGCCATTGGAGAAATGGCATGTACCGGCCTGCATGGGGCCAACCGCCTTGCCAGCAACTCCCTGGTCGAATGCATGGTTTTTGCGCAGGCTGCGGTGGAACACATCGTCCGCCAAGGCAACCGGCCCGTTCCCGCGCTGCCGGCCTGGGATGTCAGCCAGGTCAGCGATGCAGACGAGGCCGTGATCCTTTCGCACAACTGGGACGAATTGCGCCGTTTCATGTGGGACTACGTTGGCATCGTCCGCACGAACAAGCGGCTCGATCGCGCCCAACACCGCATCGCCCTGTTGCGCAGTGAAATCCACGAGTACTACGCGCACTGTCCCATCACGCGCGATTTGCTGGAAGTGCGCAACCTCGTTCTCGTCGCGGAGCTGATCGTTCGCAGCGCGCAGCAGCGCCACGAAAGCCGGGGGCTGCATTGCAGCCGGGACTACCCCGATCTGCTGCCCGAGGCGCGCCCCACCATCTTGGCCCCTCGCCGTTAG
- a CDS encoding respiratory chain complex I subunit 1 family protein, with the protein MTAGGVFVQGLELVLALALAPLLSGWVQSWRIRLQNKQPPSMLQPYRNLHKLFHKECLVAQGASPLFRMAPYLVFGCMLLTCAIVPTLSTELPLAPAADAIALVGLFALARVFLSLAAMDVGTAFGTLGARREMLVGFLAEPALLMVLFCASTITGSTSLATIVDTLSHRELVIYPSLLLAGVAFTMVSLAENARVPVDNPDTHLELTMVHEALLLEYSGRHLALMEWAASLKLFSYSCIGLAIFFPWGVAQSHQPVALASAVAVLMGKLAIGGFLLAWIETLSAKMRIFRVPEFLGTAFLLAVIGLLVNVLLGVR; encoded by the coding sequence ATGACTGCCGGTGGTGTTTTCGTCCAAGGGCTGGAGCTTGTGCTCGCGCTGGCGCTGGCCCCGTTGCTATCGGGGTGGGTGCAGAGTTGGCGCATCCGCTTGCAGAACAAACAGCCCCCGAGCATGCTCCAGCCGTACCGAAACCTGCACAAGCTCTTCCACAAGGAATGCCTCGTCGCGCAGGGGGCCTCGCCGTTGTTTCGGATGGCACCGTACCTCGTTTTCGGCTGCATGTTGCTGACGTGCGCGATCGTTCCCACGTTGTCGACAGAACTGCCCCTGGCCCCCGCCGCCGATGCCATTGCCCTCGTCGGGTTGTTTGCCTTGGCGCGGGTATTCCTCTCGCTGGCGGCAATGGACGTGGGCACCGCATTCGGCACGCTGGGCGCGCGTAGGGAGATGCTCGTCGGCTTTCTGGCTGAACCGGCTTTGCTGATGGTGCTGTTTTGCGCATCGACCATCACCGGTTCGACGTCGCTGGCCACGATCGTCGATACCCTCAGCCACCGCGAATTGGTGATTTACCCCAGCCTGCTGCTGGCCGGTGTGGCGTTCACGATGGTCTCGCTTGCCGAAAACGCCCGTGTCCCGGTCGACAACCCCGACACGCACCTGGAACTCACGATGGTGCATGAGGCCCTGCTGCTCGAATACTCCGGCCGGCACCTCGCGCTGATGGAATGGGCGGCGAGCCTCAAGCTCTTTTCGTATTCGTGCATCGGGCTGGCGATCTTTTTTCCGTGGGGGGTGGCGCAGTCGCACCAGCCTGTCGCGCTGGCTTCTGCGGTAGCGGTGTTGATGGGCAAGCTCGCCATCGGGGGCTTTTTGCTGGCGTGGATTGAAACCCTCAGCGCCAAGATGCGCATCTTCCGGGTGCCGGAATTTCTGGGCACCGCGTTTCTGCTCGCGGTCATCGGCCTGCTGGTCAATGTGTTGCTGGGGGTACGGTGA